Proteins encoded by one window of Rutidosis leptorrhynchoides isolate AG116_Rl617_1_P2 chromosome 7, CSIRO_AGI_Rlap_v1, whole genome shotgun sequence:
- the LOC139858605 gene encoding NAC domain-containing protein 86-like — MAPVSLPPGFRFHPTDEELVAYYLKKKINGHEIELEVIPEVDLYKCEPWDLPAKSLLPSKDLEWHFFSPRDRKYPNGSRTNRATKGGYWKATGKDRKVNSQSRAMGMKKTLVYYRGRAPHGSRTDWVMHEYRLDERECETAYGLQLQDAYSLCRVFKKSLNPPKTTNTTIDQYARAKSDQSSYIDIYSEGGRGGGDTESCFYQKPQIASCSSSNMLHGTHINPCDTNNDVKWTQYLLEDAFTLPNPTFSNCGNLPYPPSKVDIAMECSRLQHRLSLPPLQVQDFQHNGSTTNYVDYKIPQSSNNGATMHEILSVAQLSQDHINQNTWGGNYTGIDYDFSFLPHNNGNHLQATSSSRFIGDDNQSTRCIEIGDFNEQMNTNPMVENLRWYGMSNKDLDTAFLDDIKSVPVETISNYQREEHEVQGENTRYNTDNDHFPLGFLNEDPNNLSDNFLDVDGDLDDFSTTPTFEMCQITEVSHALLISTRQVSNTFFHQIVPSQTVSVKLNPGITTTYEMLPTKRLVLDESKTIAGSNQLVTTSSVVKLASLLLICYIYLGDQELVDYDDNYDHDGDIMKLWMKKDEDDKEKWSIPNAIMEKVLWPCVTLALAFSTIWVHHNYLPNFS, encoded by the exons ATGGCACCAGTTTCATTGCCTCCCGGATTCCGTTTTCATCCCACGGATGAGGAACTTGTGGCCTATtatctcaaaaaaaaaattaatggccATGAAATCGAACTCGAAGTTATCCCTGAAGTCGATCTTTATAAATGTGAACCATGGGATTTGCCAG CCAAATCCTTATTGCCAAGCAAAGACTTGGAATGGCACTTTTTTAGTCCAAGAGATCGTAAATATCCAAACGGATCAAGGACAAATCGTGCCACAAAAGGCGGATATTGGAAGGCAACAGGGAAGGACCGAAAAGTGAACTCGCAATCACGGGCAATGGGAATGAAGAAAACCCTAGTTTACTATAGAGGAAGAGCACCTCATGGTTCTCGTACGGATTGGGTTATGCATGAGTATCGCCTTGACGAAAGAGAATGTGAAACCGCATATGGCTTGCAG TTGCAGGATGCTTATTCACTTTGTCGTGTGTTTAAGAAGAGTTTAAACCCTCCCAAGACGACGAATACAACCATAGATCAATATGCACGTGCTAAGAGTGATCAGTCATCATATATCGACATTTATTCCGAGGGAGGAAGAGGAGGAGGAGATACGGAGAGTTGTTTTTATCAAAAGCCACAAATTGCTTCATGTTCATCATCAAATATGCTTCATGGAACACACATTAATCCATGTGATACCAATAATGATGTTAAATGGACTCAATATTTATTAGAAGATGCATTCACCTTACCAAATCCAACTTTCTCTAATTGTGGCAATCTTCCTTATCCTCCATCAAAG GTTGATATAGCAATGGAATGTTCAAGGTTGCAGCATAGATTATCTCTACCTCCATTGCAGGTTCAAGATTTTCAACACAATGGTTCGACGACTAACTACGTTGACTATAAGATACCACAATCGAGTAATAACGGAGCAACAATGCATGAAATCCTTTCAGTAGCTCAACTATCTCAGGATCATATCAATCAAAATACATGGGGCGGAAATTATACCGGAATTGATTACGATTTTTCATTTCTTCCACATAATAATGGCAATCATTTGCAAGCGACGTCGTCATCGAGATTCATAGGAGATGATAATCAAAGTACAAGGTGTATTGAAATTGGAGATTTTAATGAACAGATGAATACAAATCCAATGGTTGAGAATTTGAGATGGTATGGAATGTCTAACAAGGATCTTGATACG GCATTTTTGGATGATATCAAAAGCGTTCCAGTGGAAACTATATCAAACTATCAAAGAGAAGAACATGAAGTTCAAG GAGAAAACACTCGATACAACACAGATAACGACCACTTTCCGCTAGGATTTCTCAACGAAGATCCAAACAACCTTAGCGACAACTTCCTTGACGTTGATGGTGATTTAGACGATTTCTCAACTACTCCTACCTTTGAAATGTGCCAAATAACCGAAGTGAGTCACGCCTTATTGATCTCAACAAGACAAGTCTCCAACACATTCTTTCACCAAATCGTGCCATCTCAAACAGTTAGTGTAAAATTGAACCCCGGGATTACGACAACATATGAAATGCTTCCTACCAAAAGGCTCGTGTTGGACGAGTCTAAGACTATTGCGGGTTCTAACCAATTAGTGACCACGAGCTCGGTGGTGAAGTTGGCTTCTCTTTTGCTAATATGTTACATCTATCTTGGAGATCAAGAACTAGTGGattatgatgataattatgatCATGATGGTGATATCATGAAATTATGGATGAaaaaagatgaagatgataaaGAAAAATGGAGCATACCAAATGCGATTATGGAGAAGGTGTTATGGCCATGTGTGACCTTAGCTTTAGCTTTTTCTACCATTTGGGTGCACCATAATTATTTGCCAAATTTTTCTTAA